CTTCGCTGATGTTGATGACCTGCGCGCCCAGGTTGGCGGCGTGCACTATCGAGCGCGCGAGGCTGCGCAGCGAACCGGCGGTCTGCGTGGTGTTGGGGTTGTTCGGATCCTGGCGTGCGCCCACCGGCTGGAAGTTGTCCGAGGTCTGGCGCAGCGACAGGATGCGGGCATCGGGTGCCACGCCGATGAACGAATCCGTCGGGGCGCCGCGGCCGGCGATGATGGCCGCTGTCAAGGTGCCGTGGGAGTCGCAGTCCGACATCCCGTTGCCGGCCTTGTCGACGAAATCCCCGCCCGGCTCGGCGGGTACCCGCGGTGACCCGTTCACGCCGGTGTCGATCACCGCGACGGTGACCCCGGCCCCGGTGGCGAACTTCTGCGCATCGGCCAGCCGCAGGTAGTCACTGGCCCAGGGCTTGTCGGTGAAGTTCGAGTTCGGGAAGACGATCGGCGCCGAACACTGCCGCCGTTGTTCGGTCGGCTGGTCGGGCCCGGTTTCGTCCGGGGGAACGGCGCCGGCGTCGATCACCGGCGGCTCGATCGCACCGGCGGGCGGTGCCGCCACGATGAGCAGAGCCGGCGGCGCCGTCAGCAACACCAGCGCCAGGGTGGCCAGCAGCACACCGATGCGTCGCACGGTCTGTTCACTCCCCTTTGCAGTCCCCGGGTGCCGGATGTGCTGGCACATCCCGCAGCAAAGCGAAGGCCGCCGTTCGGCGACGCATCGTGTCACGTCAGCCTAGGTCGGCCTTCGCCAGAGCAAGTTTACGGGGGTGTAGACAGGGTGCGTTCCGCTTTCTTGCGTGCTGTTCAGGCGTCCAGATCTTTGGCCACCAGCTCGGCGATCGAGGCCAGGGCGGCCGAATCCTCGGAGCTGACGGTCACCTGGGCGCCGTTACCCGCACCCAGGGTCATGATCATCAGCGCCGAGCCCGCGTCCACGGGTTCCCCGCCGTCCAACGACAGGGTGACCTCGGCACCGGAATTGGTGACGGCCTCGGCGATGATGGCGGCCGGCCGGGCGTGCAGGCCGATGGCGGATCCGACGGTGACGGTCTTCTCGGGCATTCTTTCTCTCCTTGTTTATTCGGGGGGTGGGGTTTGTTGGGCGTTGGGTTTGTTAGACGTTGGGTACTGCGGTCTCAGGCGGCGACGGGTTGCCGCGGCTTGACGAACTGTTTGGCGGCGACGACCGCGGCGGCCGCCGCGATGGTTCCCGCGGCAAGTGACACGAGGAACCAGATCAGGTTGCCGATCGCGAAGAAGACGAAGATGCCGCCGTGCGGTGCGCGCAGCGTGACATCGAAGGCCATGCACAGCGCCCCGGTGATGGCGCCGCCGAACATCATCGACGGAATGACGCGCAGCGGGTCGGCCGCGGCGAAGGGGATGGCACCCTCGGAGATGAAGGCGGCTCCCAGCAGCCAGGCCGCCCGGCCGTTCTCCTTCTCGGGCTCGCTGAACAGGCTCGGCCGGACGGTGGTCGCCAGGGCCATGGCCAGCGGCGGCACCATGCCGGCGGCCATGACGGTCGCCATCACCTCGAACGAGGCGGTGGTGGCGGCGGCCAGGCCCGCGGTGGCGAACGCATAGGCGGCCTTGTTGACCGGTCCGCCGAGATCGAAGCACATCATCAGACCCAGGATCACGCCGAGCAGGATGGCCGAGGTGCCGGTCAGTCCGTTGAGCCAGTCGGTCAGCCCGGTGTTGATCAACGCCAGCGGGCGCCCGATGAGCAGGAACATGATGAGGCCGACGACCAGTGAGGCGACCAGCGGGATGATGACGACCGGCATCAGTCCGCGCAGCCAGCGCGGCACGTCGATGCGACTGATCCACAGCGCGGTGAAGCCGGCGATCACGCCGCCGACGATGCCGCCGATGAAACCGCCGCCGACGAACACGGCGAGCGCACCCGCGGTGAAGCCCGGGGCGATACCCGGACGGTCGGCGATGGCGAAGGATATGTAGCCGGCCAGGGCGGGCACCAGGAATCCGAATGCCAGACCGCCGAGGCTGAACAGGATGGCTCCGAAGTACTGGGCCAGTCCGCCGTCGGGGAGGTTGCTCAAGGAGTTGTTCAGGGCGATGTCATTGGCGACATCGGCGATCTCGTAGCCGCCGAACAGGAAGCCCAGCGCGATCAGCAGACCGCCGGCGGCCACGAACGGGATCATGTAGCTGACGCCGGTGAGCAGGATCTGGCGGGTCCGGGTGCCCCAGCCGACATTCGACGAGCCCTCGGTGGCCTCATCGGCTGGACCACTGCCCTCCACTCGGGCGGCCTTCGGGTTGCTCGATGCGGCAACGGCTTCGGAGATCATGGCATCGGGTTCGTTGATCGCGCGTTTCACGCCGGAGGCGATGACGGGCTTCCCGGCGAACCGGCCGCGGTCCTTCACGCCGACATCGGTGGCGAAGATGACCGCATCGGCTGCGGCGATCGTCGCCGCCGGCAGCGGTGTGCTCCCCGACGAGCCCTGGGTCTCCACGACGAGGTCCACATCGGCGCGTTCGGCGGCCAGTTTGAGCGCATCGGCGGCCATGTACGTGTGCGCGATCCCGGTGGGGCACGCGGTGATCGCGACGATGCTCTTCTTGCCTGCCGGTGCCGCGGGTTGTGCGGGGGCTGCCGCAGGCGCGGGTGCGGCGGGCGCCGGGTTCACCACACCGTCGACCAGTGCGACGAGCTCACCGGCAGTCGGCGCGGCACGCAGTTGTTCGACGAAGTCCTTGCGCACCAGCGCACGAGCGAGGCTGGAAAGCAGCTTGAGGTGCTCAGAGCCGCCCGATTCCGGTGCCGCGATGAGGAATACCAGGTCGGCGGGACCATCCGGAGCGCCGAAGTCCACGGCCGGGGACAGTCGGGCGAAGCCGATGGTGGGGGCGTCGACATGAGGGGACCGGCAGTGCGGGATGGCGATCCCGCCGGGCAGGCCGGTGGCCGACTGGGCCTCGCGGGCCAGCGCCGCCGCGATCAGGCCGTCGGTGTCGGACGTGCGGCCGGCACCGGCGAGCAGACCGGCGAGTCGGCCGATGACGGCCTCCTTGTCGGTACCGGCGTCGGTGTCGAGGAGCACCAGGTCGGTCGTGATGACCGGAGCGGATGTGGACATGACCAAACTTTCTGTGGGGGTCAGGAAATGGGAGTCAGGAATCGGTATGTACGGGGGAGATGGCCCGCACGGGGACGGCGTCGAGGTGGAGCTGGTCGGGTGAGGGCAGGGCGGAACCGGGCAGGGCGGCCGCCGCACTTCCGTAGGCGACCGCCATCCGCAGCCGCTCCGCCGGATCGGCACCGGCCTGTTCGGCGCGCACATAACCGGCCAGCGACGAGTCCCCGGCCCCGACGGTGCTACGCGGGGTGATCGGTGGTGAGCCGGCCAGCCAGCTGCCCGACGGATCGACCAGTACCGCACCGGCGGCACCGAGGGTGACCAGCACGCTCCGGGCGCCGCGGTCGACCAATTGCCGGGCCGCGGCGACCACCGGACCCGGATCACCCTGGGCAGCAGCATCTTCCAGCTCCTGGCCGGAAGTTCCGGTCAGCCCGGCCAGCTCTTCGGCGTTGGGTTTGATCAGGTCGGGCGCGGCGGTGCCGAATGCCTCGGCCAGTGCGGTGAGCGGAGCGTCGGAAGTGTCGACGGCCACCCGGCAGTTCGATCCGGCCAGTTCGGCGACGACGTCGGCATACCAGCTTGTGGGCACACCCGGCGGCAGCGAGCCCGACAGCACCACCCAGCTGGCGCTGCGTGCGGCGTCGATGACCGTGCGGGTGAGCGCATCCAGCGCCGCAGCGTCCAACGGCGCGCCGGGGGCATTGAGTTTGGTTGTGGTGCCGTCATTTTCGGTGACGGCGATGTTCGTGCGCACCGGAGCCGGGACGGCCACCGCGCGGAACGGGACGGCCGCGGCGCGCAGCGCGGTGAGGATCGGATCGTCGGCGGCGGCGGGTAACACGGCCACCGCGTCCAGGCCTGCAAGGCCGAGTGCGCGGGCCACATTGACGCCCTTGCCGCCGGGCTCGTCGGTGACCGAGCTGATGCGGTGTACCGCGCCGCGGGTGAGGGTGCCCGGCAGCGTGACCGTGCGGTCGATGCTGGGGTTCGGGGTGACGGTGACGATCATGCGGTTGCTCCTGCACGGATGATGTCGATACCGCAGCCGCTGAGTTCGGCATGGGTGTCGGGGCTGATCTCGGTATCGGTGATGATGGCGTCGACACTGGACAGTGCGGCGAAGCTGTGCAGTTCCTCACGGCCCATCTTCGATGAATCAGCAGCCACCACAACGTAATTGGCACACTTGACCATGGCGCGCTTGATGGCGGCCTCCTCGGCGTCGGGAGTGGAAAGACCGTGTCGGGCGGTGATGCCGTTGGTGCCGATGAACGCGATGTCGACCCGTAGTTGCTCGAGAGTCTGCAGGGCCTGTTCGCCGACGCAGGCCTGGGTGAGGCCGCGAACCCGCCCGCCGAGCACCTGCAGGGACACCGAAGTCACGGTGGACAACCGGCCGGCGACCGGAATCGAGTTGGTCACCACCACCAGTTCGCGGTCGGTCGGGATGGCCGCGGCGATGCGGCTTGTGGTCGTGCCGGCGTCGAGCAGCACGCTGCCACCACCGACCGGAAAGAACTCGGTTGCCGCCGCGGCGATGGCGTCCTTGTACGGCGCCCGGGTGGCATCGCGTTCATCGACGTCCTGCTCGACGAGGTGCAGTGCCCGGGCCGGAACGGCGCCGCCGTGCACGCGGCGCAACAGGCCCGCCTTGTGCAGCACCGCGAGGTCGCGTCGCACGGTTTCGGTGGTCACGTCATAGGCGGTGGCGAGCTCGGCGACCGAGGCGCGGCCGCGCTGGATCACCAGGGCGGCGATGGCCTGCTGGCGTTCCTCGGCGTACATCGGGCTCCGTCCAGGGGTGGCACGATCTGCTGAAATGTTGATATGTGTGGTTTTACGCTTGTTTCTGTTGACTTGTCAATGCTTTCTTGTAATCTGAATCACATGAGTTCTTCAACAGTGACCGACTCGAAGGTCCTCCACGGCGTCCCGGTGGTCGCGGGCGTCGCCTATGCGCCGGTGATCCGTCCCGGCGCCCGGCCACAGGTCACCGAACAACCGGCGGCCGAACTTGCCGAAGCCGACCGTCCGGCCGAGGTCGCGCGGCTCAAGGAGGCTGCCGCGACCGTCGCCACCAGGTTGCGTGATCGCGCCGGACACGCCACCGGCGTGGCATCGGAAGTGCTGGCGACCACCGCCGCACTCGCGCAGGACCGCGCCTGGCTCGGTGACGCGGAGAAGCGGGTCAACACGGGCACTCCCGCGCCACAGGCGGTCGGTGCGGCCATCGGCAAGATCGCCGATGCGCTGTCCAAGGCGGGTGATCTGATGGCCGAACGCGTCACCGACCTACGCGATATCCGGGATCGGGTGCTGGCCCAGCTCGCGGGTCTGCCCGAACCCGGCGTCCCGACCCCGGACAGCCCGTCGATCCTGTGCGCCGAGGATCTCGCGCCCGCCGATACCGCCGGGTTGGATCCGAGACTGGTCGTGGCATTGGCGACCACCCTCGGTGGGCCGACGAGCCACACCGCGATCATCGCGCGCCAGTTGGGGATTCCGTGCGTTGTTGCCGTGGACGGCCTCGACGAGGTGCCGGTCGGT
This DNA window, taken from Mycolicibacterium neoaurum, encodes the following:
- a CDS encoding HPr family phosphocarrier protein: MPEKTVTVGSAIGLHARPAAIIAEAVTNSGAEVTLSLDGGEPVDAGSALMIMTLGAGNGAQVTVSSEDSAALASIAELVAKDLDA
- a CDS encoding fructose-specific PTS transporter subunit EIIC yields the protein MSTSAPVITTDLVLLDTDAGTDKEAVIGRLAGLLAGAGRTSDTDGLIAAALAREAQSATGLPGGIAIPHCRSPHVDAPTIGFARLSPAVDFGAPDGPADLVFLIAAPESGGSEHLKLLSSLARALVRKDFVEQLRAAPTAGELVALVDGVVNPAPAAPAPAAAPAQPAAPAGKKSIVAITACPTGIAHTYMAADALKLAAERADVDLVVETQGSSGSTPLPAATIAAADAVIFATDVGVKDRGRFAGKPVIASGVKRAINEPDAMISEAVAASSNPKAARVEGSGPADEATEGSSNVGWGTRTRQILLTGVSYMIPFVAAGGLLIALGFLFGGYEIADVANDIALNNSLSNLPDGGLAQYFGAILFSLGGLAFGFLVPALAGYISFAIADRPGIAPGFTAGALAVFVGGGFIGGIVGGVIAGFTALWISRIDVPRWLRGLMPVVIIPLVASLVVGLIMFLLIGRPLALINTGLTDWLNGLTGTSAILLGVILGLMMCFDLGGPVNKAAYAFATAGLAAATTASFEVMATVMAAGMVPPLAMALATTVRPSLFSEPEKENGRAAWLLGAAFISEGAIPFAAADPLRVIPSMMFGGAITGALCMAFDVTLRAPHGGIFVFFAIGNLIWFLVSLAAGTIAAAAAVVAAKQFVKPRQPVAA
- the pfkB gene encoding 1-phosphofructokinase — encoded protein: MIVTVTPNPSIDRTVTLPGTLTRGAVHRISSVTDEPGGKGVNVARALGLAGLDAVAVLPAAADDPILTALRAAAVPFRAVAVPAPVRTNIAVTENDGTTTKLNAPGAPLDAAALDALTRTVIDAARSASWVVLSGSLPPGVPTSWYADVVAELAGSNCRVAVDTSDAPLTALAEAFGTAAPDLIKPNAEELAGLTGTSGQELEDAAAQGDPGPVVAAARQLVDRGARSVLVTLGAAGAVLVDPSGSWLAGSPPITPRSTVGAGDSSLAGYVRAEQAGADPAERLRMAVAYGSAAAALPGSALPSPDQLHLDAVPVRAISPVHTDS
- a CDS encoding DeoR/GlpR family DNA-binding transcription regulator, whose amino-acid sequence is MYAEERQQAIAALVIQRGRASVAELATAYDVTTETVRRDLAVLHKAGLLRRVHGGAVPARALHLVEQDVDERDATRAPYKDAIAAAATEFFPVGGGSVLLDAGTTTSRIAAAIPTDRELVVVTNSIPVAGRLSTVTSVSLQVLGGRVRGLTQACVGEQALQTLEQLRVDIAFIGTNGITARHGLSTPDAEEAAIKRAMVKCANYVVVAADSSKMGREELHSFAALSSVDAIITDTEISPDTHAELSGCGIDIIRAGATA